In Pseudomonas fluorescens, one genomic interval encodes:
- a CDS encoding neuraminidase-like domain-containing protein produces MTQRNLAPLLEKRRAALVDYCIGQAARTRYAFVKTPQDLFELLRMDPLDNYPVQSSWVAEATSCAQQFIHAAYRKLEPGYKNKAFPAQDLKLWELYSNYPDWAALSLISVYPENFINPFVRQRKTRLFKELENDLNQARLTGDSVQRASQQYLKAFEQTCNLDVISACLDGDSASDATYYFVGRQRVQPFQYFWRKADIELTASGNPVNPAAWSEWQPADIPVGNRVLDMRPLFWGGRLCLVWAEWRDPVGIKGSEGYLAPRLDINLAFMSQNAEWSAPLSLYSADQDTNNSDRSLDSRLIATTFSDAIHPKGRLAVLLISPAGLRVSTTRDVFFRPLPEDDGSWLVYLASHRFTDVLTLQHALTPKNQPVVEIKSETSGDLTAYYGLQAVFSEVGTDDFLWVRGLCRARSPVGDEKVDFTLKLNNPAGDDPTETKAQQPVAGGWATEWMKLQRAKGGFTGLAEFTLSGTGQGSKTFTVSLTKITRFVPPTLEKNALDAAQFIGFRQPGMLQRARLNSLFGPELVQLSNISVDAVLDWETQFLTEPPPAAGPIAEPNGAFDGANGLYFWELFFHLPHLVAARLRAEDRYLEAQSWSHYVFDPQDSRDPEKPGNAPPRPEYWRCRPLAAVGNVGVEALLPTDPDAIAYAAPQHYQILVFTEYVKNLVAWGDWYYRQLTRDALVAAKLCYVQAQFLMGKPPSARAVTRWQAQTVEALLNQSTSRPALEQFEQELQFSLADIPPAAEASPLMGLLANESFKLPINEQLLELFDLPGQRLSNLRNNLTLDGKPLDVPLFSPPTDPNQLLRDLAAGGVGMPRPMGGRLVVGAFRWRVSYEAALRAVQTLQEYGSQVLRLLEQRDRAEQEELQQEHLKELGDYARAVQEQSIAQLEASLTALGQSQAMAQQRADRYKAWYDEHISDAEYQIMDKLAMVKGINTGLHAIKSVGAALAAPPNIGGTAVGGHRLEKAADAVVFGLEISAMLLQIDADKQAITESYRLRRREWELQRDQALAEVGAIAEQITAQTFALDAARTSLEQTLRANGQALALYNYLKKRATNAELFGWLLGQLKALHYQAYDAVVSLCLSARSSLSAETGDYETAEALPQVWLDNRHGLTAGEHLREYLLRMDRLYLQSHERRLERVKTISLRRLFDDKVDPQTGFSDWTQALAELIKKGVLEFQLTQLSFDRDHPGEYCRLLNLVEVDLPVLLGPYQDVQATLLQVGSMTATQGSARSVEYLHQPAGKVAPVEVLFNLRSGQQIGLSVGIADTGMNAGKPDEGLLNPFENTGAISRWQLHFPWPQSERQAPMLKSLTDIILRVRYTAKAGEPTFTLAVKDLVTRAITSRQSGNIKGAGHHG; encoded by the coding sequence ATGACTCAACGCAATCTGGCTCCATTGTTGGAAAAACGCCGCGCAGCACTGGTCGATTACTGCATCGGTCAGGCTGCCAGGACCCGCTACGCCTTCGTGAAAACGCCGCAGGATCTGTTCGAGCTGTTGCGCATGGACCCGCTGGACAACTACCCGGTGCAAAGTTCGTGGGTCGCCGAGGCGACCAGTTGCGCGCAGCAATTCATTCATGCAGCGTATCGCAAGCTTGAGCCGGGCTACAAAAACAAGGCTTTTCCGGCGCAGGACCTGAAACTCTGGGAGCTGTACAGCAATTACCCCGACTGGGCGGCGCTGTCCTTGATTTCGGTCTACCCGGAAAACTTCATCAACCCCTTTGTGCGGCAGCGCAAGACCCGCCTGTTCAAGGAACTGGAAAATGACTTGAATCAGGCGCGGCTGACCGGCGATTCGGTGCAGCGTGCCTCGCAGCAATACCTCAAGGCATTCGAGCAGACCTGCAACCTGGATGTCATCAGCGCCTGTCTGGATGGCGACTCGGCAAGCGATGCCACTTACTATTTCGTCGGCCGGCAGCGGGTGCAGCCGTTTCAGTATTTCTGGCGCAAGGCCGACATCGAGCTCACCGCTTCCGGCAATCCGGTCAACCCGGCGGCATGGAGTGAATGGCAACCTGCCGACATTCCGGTGGGGAACAGGGTTCTGGATATGCGGCCGCTGTTTTGGGGCGGGCGCTTGTGTCTGGTGTGGGCTGAGTGGCGCGACCCGGTGGGTATCAAGGGGAGCGAGGGCTACTTGGCCCCCAGACTGGATATCAACCTGGCGTTCATGAGCCAGAACGCAGAATGGTCGGCACCGCTGAGCTTGTATAGCGCTGATCAGGACACCAACAACAGCGACAGGAGCCTTGATTCCCGGCTGATTGCAACAACGTTTTCCGATGCAATTCACCCCAAGGGTCGCCTGGCCGTATTGCTTATCAGCCCGGCGGGTCTGAGGGTGAGCACCACCCGTGATGTGTTCTTTCGTCCGTTGCCTGAAGACGACGGCAGCTGGCTTGTATATCTGGCCAGTCATCGCTTCACAGATGTCCTGACCTTGCAGCATGCACTGACGCCGAAAAATCAGCCGGTGGTCGAGATCAAGAGTGAGACATCGGGGGATCTGACGGCTTATTACGGGCTGCAGGCGGTGTTTTCGGAGGTAGGAACAGACGACTTTCTGTGGGTTAGAGGCCTGTGCCGGGCGCGGTCTCCGGTTGGAGATGAGAAGGTCGATTTTACCTTGAAGCTGAACAATCCGGCCGGGGATGACCCGACAGAAACCAAAGCCCAGCAGCCCGTCGCGGGTGGTTGGGCTACTGAGTGGATGAAACTGCAACGCGCGAAAGGCGGATTTACCGGGCTGGCCGAATTTACCTTGAGCGGCACAGGCCAAGGCAGCAAGACCTTTACAGTCTCACTCACCAAGATCACCCGTTTCGTACCACCGACTCTGGAAAAGAACGCGTTGGATGCGGCGCAGTTCATCGGTTTCAGGCAGCCCGGAATGTTGCAGCGCGCGCGCTTGAACTCGCTGTTCGGCCCGGAGCTGGTGCAACTGAGCAATATTTCCGTGGATGCCGTACTCGACTGGGAGACCCAGTTCCTGACGGAGCCGCCTCCAGCCGCGGGCCCGATCGCCGAGCCGAACGGGGCGTTCGACGGGGCCAACGGTCTGTATTTCTGGGAGCTGTTTTTTCATCTGCCGCATCTGGTGGCGGCTCGACTGCGGGCCGAGGATCGCTACCTGGAAGCGCAAAGCTGGTCCCATTACGTGTTCGATCCGCAAGATTCGCGAGACCCGGAAAAACCAGGGAATGCGCCACCGAGGCCTGAATACTGGCGTTGCCGGCCTTTGGCCGCTGTGGGGAATGTGGGCGTCGAAGCCTTGCTGCCGACCGATCCGGACGCGATTGCCTATGCCGCACCCCAGCACTACCAGATTCTGGTGTTCACCGAGTATGTGAAGAACCTTGTGGCGTGGGGCGACTGGTACTACCGCCAGCTCACTCGGGATGCCTTGGTGGCGGCGAAACTGTGTTACGTGCAGGCGCAGTTTCTGATGGGCAAGCCGCCTTCCGCCCGGGCAGTAACCCGTTGGCAAGCGCAGACGGTAGAGGCCTTGCTTAACCAGAGCACGAGCCGCCCGGCGCTTGAGCAGTTCGAGCAGGAGCTGCAGTTTTCCCTGGCTGACATTCCTCCAGCCGCCGAAGCGTCACCGTTGATGGGCCTGCTGGCGAACGAGTCGTTCAAACTGCCGATCAATGAGCAGTTGCTTGAGCTGTTCGACTTGCCGGGGCAGCGCCTGAGCAACTTGCGCAACAACCTGACCCTGGACGGCAAGCCACTGGACGTTCCGCTGTTCAGCCCGCCCACCGATCCCAATCAATTGTTGCGCGATCTGGCCGCTGGCGGGGTGGGCATGCCACGGCCGATGGGCGGACGTCTGGTGGTGGGGGCCTTTCGCTGGCGCGTCAGCTACGAGGCGGCGCTGCGCGCCGTGCAGACACTGCAGGAGTACGGCAGCCAGGTATTGCGTCTGCTGGAACAGCGCGATCGGGCGGAACAGGAAGAACTGCAGCAAGAACACCTCAAGGAACTGGGCGACTACGCCCGCGCGGTTCAAGAGCAATCCATTGCCCAGCTTGAAGCCAGCCTCACGGCCCTCGGTCAGAGTCAGGCCATGGCCCAGCAACGGGCCGATCGATACAAAGCCTGGTACGACGAACACATCAGCGATGCCGAATACCAGATCATGGACAAACTGGCGATGGTCAAAGGGATCAACACCGGGCTGCACGCGATCAAGTCTGTAGGCGCGGCATTGGCGGCTCCGCCGAACATTGGCGGCACGGCTGTCGGTGGGCATCGTTTGGAAAAAGCTGCGGATGCTGTGGTCTTTGGTCTGGAAATCAGCGCGATGCTGTTGCAGATCGACGCGGATAAACAAGCCATCACCGAAAGCTACCGCCTGCGCCGCAGAGAGTGGGAGTTGCAACGAGATCAGGCACTGGCCGAGGTCGGGGCAATCGCCGAGCAGATCACTGCGCAGACATTCGCCCTCGATGCCGCCAGAACGAGTCTGGAGCAAACCCTGCGGGCCAACGGTCAGGCACTGGCGCTCTACAACTACCTGAAGAAACGCGCGACCAACGCAGAATTGTTCGGCTGGCTGCTGGGCCAGCTCAAGGCCTTGCACTATCAGGCTTACGATGCGGTGGTCAGTCTGTGCCTGAGTGCCCGGTCGTCATTGAGTGCGGAAACCGGCGATTACGAAACCGCTGAGGCCTTGCCGCAGGTCTGGCTGGACAACCGTCATGGACTGACTGCCGGTGAACACTTGCGCGAGTACCTGTTGCGCATGGATCGTCTGTACCTGCAAAGCCATGAGCGCCGTCTGGAGCGGGTCAAGACCATTTCGCTGCGACGACTGTTCGATGACAAGGTGGATCCGCAGACGGGATTCTCCGACTGGACCCAGGCGCTGGCCGAGTTGATCAAAAAGGGCGTGCTGGAGTTCCAGCTGACGCAGTTGTCATTCGATCGCGATCACCCGGGCGAGTATTGCCGGCTGCTCAATCTGGTCGAGGTCGACCTGCCCGTACTGCTCGGACCTTATCAGGATGTACAGGCGACGCTGCTGCAGGTCGGCAGCATGACCGCTACCCAGGGCTCGGCGCGCTCGGTCGAGTACCTGCATCAGCCGGCGGGCAAGGTGGCGCCGGTCGAGGTGCTGTTCAATCTGCGCAGTGGCCAGCAGATCGGTTTGTCCGTGGGGATCGCCGACACCGGCATGAACGCCGGCAAACCGGACGAAGGCTTGCTCAACCCTTTCGAGAACACCGGCGCGATCTCGCGCTGGCAATTGCACTTTCCCTGGCCGCAGAGCGAGCGGCAGGCGCCGATGCTCAAATCACTCACCGACATCATTCTGCGCGTCCGCTACACGGCCAAGGCCGGTGAGCCGACGTTTACCCTCGCTGTCAAAGATCTGGTCACCCGGGCGATCACGTCCCGCCAGTCAGGCAATATCAAAGGAGCAGGCCATCATGGTTGA